A genomic window from Pygocentrus nattereri isolate fPygNat1 chromosome 22, fPygNat1.pri, whole genome shotgun sequence includes:
- the znf219 gene encoding zinc finger protein 219 isoform X1: MHMVLSMDSPPECVLAVSSEAPLSPPSMPSVDHSPHSLPQSPQSAPSSPLSTPYAPLSPFALADANQQDEEEDEELSSPSSPTPAVALFPGEEQLCSPSLESSPPATPSAPLPVFGALEQALSSGATATCSDELDLQLFSNDGVTVQGGPTTGPALRFPCHVCGKRFRFQSILSLHARAHSLDRDRRASALYKTVHAKPQQNHVSDGVIRNHNRDIHLSSVSRSLHLNRREEAVPEEPLQTASSPQFLMDGTISLTPPLTEEAPASSTFSPIGPVVTEEPTPSGTASAFRCHACKGKFRTASELARHVRILHNPYKCTLCPFSANQEERLAAHLQESHPPEDPVPPPVFPSRPVTAPPQMPLPQAPALPAFRCETCGQRFTQSWFLKGHMRKHKDSLDHKCQVCGRGFKEPWFLKNHMKVHLNKLGLKAGLGNLGPSGSDQSKCHGNQALGALYSNLLLARSMAGGGGGRGNRTERSEISAGSSKSSMWGYLGLPNDSSGTSCMERLQAVAQVAEMGNGGERGGEALDGEEQAAMWQLVARSLAAVQQSQQQQQQQHQQRRSQAQHQRPSSQGTVAGEAEQVRAYLGGLGFKEELEASGAPWECPDCGKLFQNLQQVVAHARVHVQKQQKYPSARSGAGKEEDSAHKTVGPQGGGEGGRGGGGRGSGNECRHESKHHQSGVGTAGSFQSVITHLSRENGLGVPSGPSTAPRERVRGTGMKDCPYCGKAFRSSHHLKVHLRVHTGERPYKCPHCDYAGTQSGSLKYHLQRHHRERNAMATSPSSSSPSLPSSLTGSPREATLKQRRPPSTNQGSFGMGSTEIPTSRRSQMLVPGPLEKKDSPHKPRASQKERDLESQYRFLSGMMGELYQGGLEGGWTPPPKMPKVSRRKPLVTSRMVPANGYQSSMASSASQECGFEPLDLSRRPMHGMGAIEQDLGAVSSSGTPPSGGAREGDDTLSQCVFCPFRTSSVELMAMHLQVNHTSKSRRKRGASVTTDSHSPRRTLPGLNRDPLALWKFLSEGDGVMAMEDWVRYRSKAGNGVTLEDEELERSLNQVRNVPSVLGNIKTTKQGLKLGECENTDEEEGDDVEDGLEATSSPENYSQQDIRKDVSESPDMMQDDLPIEEEQLMGD, encoded by the exons ATGCACATGGTACTA AGTATGGATTCACCACCAGAATGTGTGCTCGCTGTCTCCTCTGAGGCACCCCTGTCCCCTCCTTCAATGCCCTCGGTAGATCACAGTCCTCACTCTTTACCCCAAAGCCCTCAATCTGCCCCTTCCAGCCCTTTGAGTACCCCATATGCACCTCTGTCACCCTTTGCCCTTGCTGATGCCAACCAACAagatgaagaggaggatgaagagcTGTCATCGCCATCATCTCCCACTCCGGCTGTTGCACTGTTTCCAGGGGAAGAGCAGCTGTGTAGTCCCTCTTTGGAGAGCAGTCCTCCGGCCACTCCATCAGCACCACTGCCTGTGTTTGGAGCACTGGAGCAGGCCCTCTCATCCGGGGCTACTGCCACCTGTAGTGATGAGTTGGACCTGCAGCTTTTCAGCAATGACGGTGTGACTGTCCAAGGAGGTCCTACCACAGGCCCCGCTCTCAGGTTTCCTTGCCACGTTTGTGGAAAGAGGTTCCGTTTCCAGAGCATTTTGTCCCTCCATGCTCGAGCTCACAGTTTGGACAGGGACCGTAGGGCCTCTGCCCTCTACAAGACTGTACATGCTAAACCCCAACAGAACCATGTGAGTGATGGTGTGATTCGGAACCACAACAGGGACATCCACCTGAGTTCAGTCTCCAGGTCACTACATCTGAATCGAAGAGAAGAGGCTGTTCCAGAGGAGCCTCTCCAAACTGCCAGCAGCCCTCAGTTCCTGATGGATGGAACCATATctctgactccacctcttacaGAAGAAGCACCAGCATCTTCTACCTTTTCTCCTATAGGCCCTGTTGTCACTGAAGAGCCCACCCCTTCTGGCACAGCTTCTGCCTTTCGCTGTCATGCCTGCAAGGGTAAATTCCGCACAGCCTCCGAGTTAGCTCGTCATGTTCGAATCCTCCACAACCCATACAAGTGCACACTGTGCCCCTTTTCTGCTAATCAAGAGGAACGTCTAGCCGCTCACCTGCAGGAGAGCCACCCACCTGAAGATCCTGTGCCACCTCCCGTCTTCCCTTCCCGCCCTGTCACAGCTCCACCACAAATGCCTTTGCCACAAGCGCCTGCTCTTCCAGCCTTCCGTTGTGAGACCTGTGGTCAGCGCTTTACCCAGTCCTGGTTCCTGAAGGGCCATATGCGCAAGCACAAGGACTCCCTTGACCATAAGTGCCAGGTCTGTGGTCGTGGCTTCAAGGAGCCCTGGTTCCTCAAGAACCACATGAAAGTGCACCTCAACAAGCTGGGCCTAAAGGCTGGCCTGGGGAATCTAGGACCTTCAGGATCTGACCAATCCAAATGTCATGGCAACCAGGCTTTAGGGGCACTCTACTCTAACCTACTCTTGGCACGCAGTATGGCAGGTGGAGGAGGTGGGAGAGGTAATCGGACAGAGAGGTCAGAAATAAGTGCAGGCTCAAGCAAGTCTTCAATGTGGGGTTACCTGGGGTTGCCAAATGACAGCAGTGGTACTAGCTGCATGGAACGCCTTCAGGCAGTGGCTCAGGTGGCCGAGATGGGtaatggaggagagagagggggagaagcACTGGATGGAGAAGAGCAGGCAGCCATGTGGCAGCTGGTTGCTCGCAGCCTGGCAGCAGTGCAGCAAagccagcaacagcagcagcagcagcaccagcagcgGAGATCTCAGGCGCAGCACCAGCGCCCTTCCTCACAGGGTACTGTTGCTGGGGAGGCCGAGCAGGTACGTGCCTACTTGGGTGGCCTTGGTTTCAAAGAGGAATTGGAGGCTTCTGGGGCCCCCTGGGAATGCCCTGATTGTGGGAAGCTTTTCCAGAATCTTCAGCAGGTAGTGGCTCATGCTCGTGTTCATGTTCAGAAGCAGCAGAAGTATCCAAGTGCTCGAAGTGGTGCAGGGAAAGAAGAGGATAGTGCACATAAGACTGTAGGACCtcaaggaggaggagaaggaggaagaggaggagggggtcGAGGAAGTGGAAATGAATGCAGACACGAGTCCAAACATCACCAGTCAGGAGTGGGAACAGCTGGAAGTTTCCAATCTGTTATAACACACCTTTCTA GGGAGAATGGACTGGGGGTACCATCAGGACCTTCCACAGCTCCGAGGGAGCGTGTGCGGGGTACAGGAATGAAGGATTGCCCCTACTGTGGTAAAGCTTTCCGCTCCTCCCACCACCTTAAAGTACACTTACGTGTGCACACAG GTGAGAGACCATACAAATGTCCCCACTGCGACTATGCGGGAACCCAGTCTGGCTCTCTCAAATACCATCTACAGCGGCATCATCGTGAGAGGAATGCGATGGCAACCTCTCCGAGCTCCTCCTCTCCGAGCCTCCCATCTTCACTGACTGGATCTCCAAGGGAAGCAACCCTAAAACAGCGTCGACCCCCCTCAACAAACCAGGGATCATTTGGGATGGGTTCAACAGAAATCCCCACATCCAGACGCAGCCAGATGTTGGTCCCTGGACCTCTAGAAAAGAAAGATAGTCCTCATAAGCCCAGAGCTtctcagaaagaaagagatttgGAGAGTCAGTACCGTTTTCTGTCTGGGATGATGGGAGAACTCTACCAGGGTGGACTAGAAGGAGGCTGGACACCACCTCCAAAAATGCCTAAAGTGTCCAGACGTAAGCCTCTTGTTACGAGTCGTATGGTGCCGGCTAATGGATATCAGAGCAGCATGGCATCTAGTGCTTCCCAGGAATGTGGATTTGAGCCTTTGGACCTCTCACGCCGCCCTATGCATGGAATGGGCGCAATAGAACAAGATCTAGGAGCAGTAAGTAGCTCTGGAACTCCACCATCAGGAGGAGCAAGAGAAGGCGATGACACTCTGAGCCAGTGTGTGTTCTGTCCATTCCGAACCTCTTCTGTTGAATTGATGGCCATGCATCTACAGGTCAACCACACCAGCAAGTCCCGCCGTAAACGTGGAGcttctgtgaccactgacagCCACTCCCCTAGAAGAACCCTGCCTGGGTTGAACCGTGACCCTTTGGCACTGTGGAAGTTCCTCAGTGAAGGGGATGGGGTCATGGCCATGGAGGACTGGGTGAGATACAGGTCAAAGGCTGGAAATGGGGTCACCTTGGAAGATGAGGAGCTGGAGAGATCTCTGAACCAAGTCAGAAATGTACCATCAGTTCTGGGAAACATCAAGACCACAAAACAAGGGCTTAAACTGGGAGAATGTGAGAATACTGACGAGGAAGAAGGAGACGACGTGGAGGATGGCCTGGAAGCAACCAGCAGCCCTGAAAACTACTCTCAACAGGACATAAGAAAGGATGTGTCTGAGTCTCCAGACATGATGCAGGATGATTTGCCCATAGAGGAGGAACAACTGATGGGAGACTAA
- the znf219 gene encoding zinc finger protein 219 isoform X2: protein MHMVLSMDSPPECVLAVSSEAPLSPPSMPSVDHSPHSLPQSPQSAPSSPLSTPYAPLSPFALADANQQDEEEDEELSSPSSPTPAVALFPGEEQLCSPSLESSPPATPSAPLPVFGALEQALSSGATATCSDELDLQLFSNDGVTVQGGPTTGPALRFPCHVCGKRFRFQSILSLHARAHSLDRDRRASALYKTVHAKPQQNHVSDGVIRNHNRDIHLSSVSRSLHLNRREEAVPEEPLQTASSPQFLMDGTISLTPPLTEEAPASSTFSPIGPVVTEEPTPSGTASAFRCHACKGKFRTASELARHVRILHNPYKCTLCPFSANQEERLAAHLQESHPPEDPVPPPVFPSRPVTAPPQMPLPQAPALPAFRCETCGQRFTQSWFLKGHMRKHKDSLDHKCQVCGRGFKEPWFLKNHMKVHLNKLGLKAGLGNLGPSGSDQSKCHGNQALGALYSNLLLARSMAGGGGGRGNRTERSEISAGSSKSSMWGYLGLPNDSSGTSCMERLQAVAQVAEMGNGGERGGEALDGEEQAAMWQLVARSLAAVQQSQQQQQQQHQQRRSQAQHQRPSSQGTVAGEAEQKQQKYPSARSGAGKEEDSAHKTVGPQGGGEGGRGGGGRGSGNECRHESKHHQSGVGTAGSFQSVITHLSRENGLGVPSGPSTAPRERVRGTGMKDCPYCGKAFRSSHHLKVHLRVHTGERPYKCPHCDYAGTQSGSLKYHLQRHHRERNAMATSPSSSSPSLPSSLTGSPREATLKQRRPPSTNQGSFGMGSTEIPTSRRSQMLVPGPLEKKDSPHKPRASQKERDLESQYRFLSGMMGELYQGGLEGGWTPPPKMPKVSRRKPLVTSRMVPANGYQSSMASSASQECGFEPLDLSRRPMHGMGAIEQDLGAVSSSGTPPSGGAREGDDTLSQCVFCPFRTSSVELMAMHLQVNHTSKSRRKRGASVTTDSHSPRRTLPGLNRDPLALWKFLSEGDGVMAMEDWVRYRSKAGNGVTLEDEELERSLNQVRNVPSVLGNIKTTKQGLKLGECENTDEEEGDDVEDGLEATSSPENYSQQDIRKDVSESPDMMQDDLPIEEEQLMGD, encoded by the exons ATGCACATGGTACTA AGTATGGATTCACCACCAGAATGTGTGCTCGCTGTCTCCTCTGAGGCACCCCTGTCCCCTCCTTCAATGCCCTCGGTAGATCACAGTCCTCACTCTTTACCCCAAAGCCCTCAATCTGCCCCTTCCAGCCCTTTGAGTACCCCATATGCACCTCTGTCACCCTTTGCCCTTGCTGATGCCAACCAACAagatgaagaggaggatgaagagcTGTCATCGCCATCATCTCCCACTCCGGCTGTTGCACTGTTTCCAGGGGAAGAGCAGCTGTGTAGTCCCTCTTTGGAGAGCAGTCCTCCGGCCACTCCATCAGCACCACTGCCTGTGTTTGGAGCACTGGAGCAGGCCCTCTCATCCGGGGCTACTGCCACCTGTAGTGATGAGTTGGACCTGCAGCTTTTCAGCAATGACGGTGTGACTGTCCAAGGAGGTCCTACCACAGGCCCCGCTCTCAGGTTTCCTTGCCACGTTTGTGGAAAGAGGTTCCGTTTCCAGAGCATTTTGTCCCTCCATGCTCGAGCTCACAGTTTGGACAGGGACCGTAGGGCCTCTGCCCTCTACAAGACTGTACATGCTAAACCCCAACAGAACCATGTGAGTGATGGTGTGATTCGGAACCACAACAGGGACATCCACCTGAGTTCAGTCTCCAGGTCACTACATCTGAATCGAAGAGAAGAGGCTGTTCCAGAGGAGCCTCTCCAAACTGCCAGCAGCCCTCAGTTCCTGATGGATGGAACCATATctctgactccacctcttacaGAAGAAGCACCAGCATCTTCTACCTTTTCTCCTATAGGCCCTGTTGTCACTGAAGAGCCCACCCCTTCTGGCACAGCTTCTGCCTTTCGCTGTCATGCCTGCAAGGGTAAATTCCGCACAGCCTCCGAGTTAGCTCGTCATGTTCGAATCCTCCACAACCCATACAAGTGCACACTGTGCCCCTTTTCTGCTAATCAAGAGGAACGTCTAGCCGCTCACCTGCAGGAGAGCCACCCACCTGAAGATCCTGTGCCACCTCCCGTCTTCCCTTCCCGCCCTGTCACAGCTCCACCACAAATGCCTTTGCCACAAGCGCCTGCTCTTCCAGCCTTCCGTTGTGAGACCTGTGGTCAGCGCTTTACCCAGTCCTGGTTCCTGAAGGGCCATATGCGCAAGCACAAGGACTCCCTTGACCATAAGTGCCAGGTCTGTGGTCGTGGCTTCAAGGAGCCCTGGTTCCTCAAGAACCACATGAAAGTGCACCTCAACAAGCTGGGCCTAAAGGCTGGCCTGGGGAATCTAGGACCTTCAGGATCTGACCAATCCAAATGTCATGGCAACCAGGCTTTAGGGGCACTCTACTCTAACCTACTCTTGGCACGCAGTATGGCAGGTGGAGGAGGTGGGAGAGGTAATCGGACAGAGAGGTCAGAAATAAGTGCAGGCTCAAGCAAGTCTTCAATGTGGGGTTACCTGGGGTTGCCAAATGACAGCAGTGGTACTAGCTGCATGGAACGCCTTCAGGCAGTGGCTCAGGTGGCCGAGATGGGtaatggaggagagagagggggagaagcACTGGATGGAGAAGAGCAGGCAGCCATGTGGCAGCTGGTTGCTCGCAGCCTGGCAGCAGTGCAGCAAagccagcaacagcagcagcagcagcaccagcagcgGAGATCTCAGGCGCAGCACCAGCGCCCTTCCTCACAGGGTACTGTTGCTGGGGAGGCCGAGCAG AAGCAGCAGAAGTATCCAAGTGCTCGAAGTGGTGCAGGGAAAGAAGAGGATAGTGCACATAAGACTGTAGGACCtcaaggaggaggagaaggaggaagaggaggagggggtcGAGGAAGTGGAAATGAATGCAGACACGAGTCCAAACATCACCAGTCAGGAGTGGGAACAGCTGGAAGTTTCCAATCTGTTATAACACACCTTTCTA GGGAGAATGGACTGGGGGTACCATCAGGACCTTCCACAGCTCCGAGGGAGCGTGTGCGGGGTACAGGAATGAAGGATTGCCCCTACTGTGGTAAAGCTTTCCGCTCCTCCCACCACCTTAAAGTACACTTACGTGTGCACACAG GTGAGAGACCATACAAATGTCCCCACTGCGACTATGCGGGAACCCAGTCTGGCTCTCTCAAATACCATCTACAGCGGCATCATCGTGAGAGGAATGCGATGGCAACCTCTCCGAGCTCCTCCTCTCCGAGCCTCCCATCTTCACTGACTGGATCTCCAAGGGAAGCAACCCTAAAACAGCGTCGACCCCCCTCAACAAACCAGGGATCATTTGGGATGGGTTCAACAGAAATCCCCACATCCAGACGCAGCCAGATGTTGGTCCCTGGACCTCTAGAAAAGAAAGATAGTCCTCATAAGCCCAGAGCTtctcagaaagaaagagatttgGAGAGTCAGTACCGTTTTCTGTCTGGGATGATGGGAGAACTCTACCAGGGTGGACTAGAAGGAGGCTGGACACCACCTCCAAAAATGCCTAAAGTGTCCAGACGTAAGCCTCTTGTTACGAGTCGTATGGTGCCGGCTAATGGATATCAGAGCAGCATGGCATCTAGTGCTTCCCAGGAATGTGGATTTGAGCCTTTGGACCTCTCACGCCGCCCTATGCATGGAATGGGCGCAATAGAACAAGATCTAGGAGCAGTAAGTAGCTCTGGAACTCCACCATCAGGAGGAGCAAGAGAAGGCGATGACACTCTGAGCCAGTGTGTGTTCTGTCCATTCCGAACCTCTTCTGTTGAATTGATGGCCATGCATCTACAGGTCAACCACACCAGCAAGTCCCGCCGTAAACGTGGAGcttctgtgaccactgacagCCACTCCCCTAGAAGAACCCTGCCTGGGTTGAACCGTGACCCTTTGGCACTGTGGAAGTTCCTCAGTGAAGGGGATGGGGTCATGGCCATGGAGGACTGGGTGAGATACAGGTCAAAGGCTGGAAATGGGGTCACCTTGGAAGATGAGGAGCTGGAGAGATCTCTGAACCAAGTCAGAAATGTACCATCAGTTCTGGGAAACATCAAGACCACAAAACAAGGGCTTAAACTGGGAGAATGTGAGAATACTGACGAGGAAGAAGGAGACGACGTGGAGGATGGCCTGGAAGCAACCAGCAGCCCTGAAAACTACTCTCAACAGGACATAAGAAAGGATGTGTCTGAGTCTCCAGACATGATGCAGGATGATTTGCCCATAGAGGAGGAACAACTGATGGGAGACTAA